The Candidatus Omnitrophota bacterium genome has a segment encoding these proteins:
- a CDS encoding ATPase, T2SS/T4P/T4SS family, with protein MVGSLKDKLTNILIDKHLIKPEDLEKALSLQKEKGGSLSDVIVTLGFISKSDLMVLLSKELGVPPINLSRFKIDPSVIKHIPKKIAKHYKILPISKMGDTLMIAMADPLNIFAIDDIKTLTGFKINPVITTDKDISEAISQYYEESAFAAIEKIVEGMEEDAEIRMVEEKQPDAFQSSSDLLRMTQDAPVVKITNLLLSEGVNARASDILVEPLGTELRVRYRIDGILEEGRRLSRALQSAVVSRLKVMSDLDIAERRLPQDGRFKVKLHGRDIDFRISVLPSSEGEKVALRILDKSQATLDIEKLGFDEKSTEEIKKAATKPHGMLLISGPTGSGKTTTLYSILSYVNSPEKNIITVEDPIEYLIDGINQVTSRPDIGLTFASALRSILRQDPNIIMVGEIRDFETVDIAIKAALTGHLVLSTLHTTTASGSIIRLLNMGVEPFLMTSSLIMVGAQRLVRKVCNKCKEPHELDGKSLEQLKIKTGGVKPVFYKGKGCDACLKTGYKGRVGLIEVLALTPKIKSLILEGAQEYQIREAARREGMRTLRETGIQNALAGTTTLDEVIRVTVGDQDLDVR; from the coding sequence ATGGTAGGAAGCCTCAAAGATAAGCTCACCAACATACTCATAGACAAGCACCTCATCAAGCCGGAGGACCTGGAGAAGGCGCTCTCCCTGCAGAAGGAGAAGGGCGGTTCTCTGAGCGATGTCATAGTGACGCTGGGCTTCATCTCCAAGAGCGATCTCATGGTCCTGTTGAGCAAAGAGCTGGGCGTGCCGCCCATCAATCTCTCCAGGTTCAAGATAGACCCCTCGGTCATAAAGCACATCCCCAAGAAGATAGCCAAGCACTATAAGATACTCCCCATATCGAAGATGGGGGACACCCTTATGATAGCGATGGCCGACCCGCTGAATATATTTGCCATAGATGACATAAAGACCCTGACCGGTTTCAAGATAAACCCTGTCATTACGACCGACAAGGACATCTCGGAGGCGATAAGCCAGTATTACGAAGAGAGCGCCTTCGCGGCCATAGAAAAGATAGTCGAAGGCATGGAAGAGGACGCCGAGATACGCATGGTGGAGGAGAAACAGCCTGATGCCTTCCAGAGCTCCTCGGACCTCCTGAGGATGACGCAGGATGCGCCCGTCGTCAAGATCACCAACCTCCTCCTCTCCGAAGGGGTGAATGCCCGGGCCAGCGACATACTGGTGGAACCGCTCGGGACCGAACTGCGCGTACGCTACAGGATAGACGGCATATTGGAGGAGGGAAGGCGCCTTTCCCGCGCCCTGCAGAGCGCGGTCGTCTCGCGCCTGAAGGTCATGTCGGACCTCGATATCGCCGAGAGGCGTCTCCCGCAGGACGGCCGTTTCAAGGTTAAGCTGCACGGAAGGGACATAGATTTCAGGATCTCGGTATTGCCCTCAAGCGAAGGGGAGAAGGTAGCGCTGCGTATCCTGGACAAGTCGCAGGCGACACTGGACATAGAGAAACTCGGCTTTGACGAGAAATCTACGGAGGAGATCAAGAAGGCCGCCACGAAGCCGCACGGTATGCTCCTCATCTCCGGGCCGACCGGTTCGGGCAAGACGACCACCCTCTATTCCATACTTTCGTACGTGAACTCTCCGGAGAAGAATATAATAACGGTCGAGGACCCGATCGAGTATCTCATAGACGGCATAAATCAGGTCACGTCCCGTCCGGACATAGGCCTCACGTTCGCCAGCGCCCTCAGGTCGATCCTCCGCCAGGACCCGAATATAATAATGGTGGGCGAGATAAGGGATTTTGAGACGGTCGATATAGCTATCAAGGCCGCCCTCACGGGGCACCTCGTCCTGAGCACGCTGCATACGACGACCGCAAGCGGGTCGATAATCCGTCTCCTGAATATGGGCGTTGAGCCGTTCCTCATGACATCGTCCCTCATCATGGTCGGCGCGCAGCGCCTGGTCAGGAAGGTCTGCAATAAGTGCAAAGAGCCCCATGAGCTTGACGGGAAGAGCCTGGAGCAGCTGAAGATAAAGACGGGCGGGGTCAAGCCGGTATTTTATAAAGGTAAAGGATGCGACGCATGCCTGAAGACCGGGTATAAGGGGAGGGTCGGCCTCATAGAGGTCCTTGCCCTCACGCCCAAGATAAAATCTCTCATCCTGGAAGGCGCGCAGGAATACCAGATACGGGAAGCGGCGAGGCGGGAGGGGATGAGGACCCTCAGGGAGACCGGTATCCAGAACGCGTTGGCCGGCACCACGACGCTGGACGAGGTCATACGTGTTACCGTCGGCGATCAGGACCTTGACGTAAGGTGA
- a CDS encoding prepilin-type N-terminal cleavage/methylation domain-containing protein has translation MMMNRKAFTLVEVIIAVAVIAILLSIGLPQYAKTRFSSRKTVCINNLKQIDAAIDQWAIEHNISDGTMPTDDVYNYIKNTARLTCPSGGTYALHEVGSKPQVTCSLEEGEGHKLAE, from the coding sequence ATGATGATGAACCGAAAGGCATTTACATTGGTCGAAGTGATAATCGCGGTGGCGGTTATCGCTATCCTTCTCTCTATAGGCCTCCCCCAGTACGCTAAGACGCGCTTCTCATCCAGGAAGACCGTATGCATCAATAATCTCAAACAGATAGACGCGGCCATCGACCAGTGGGCCATAGAACATAACATATCCGACGGTACGATGCCCACCGATGACGTATACAATTACATCAAGAATACTGCTAGGCTGACATGCCCTTCGGGCGGCACCTATGCGCTGCATGAGGTGGGGAGCAAGCCGCAGGTGACTTGCAGTCTGGAAGAGGGTGAAGGGCACAAATTGGCGGAGTGA
- a CDS encoding type II secretion system F family protein — translation MANFKYVAKDQSGNNVAGALEANDRNAAVEELRKQDLIIVSVSEALPKFSFSSAFASMQKKKIKLDDLVVFSRQLATMVDAGIPLVGALDILGEQLENKSFQEVIIKIRNDVETGSNLSDAIGKHKKVFSPLFVNMVRAGESSGMLDEILDRLASYLEKTSALQKKVQSALVYPAVVSSMALGITLLLLLKVIPVFKNIFTGFGAELPKPTMVLITISDFLQKYFLLAVVGIVAIGILFARYIKTEKGKLQFDSFLLKMPLFGILFKKVAISKFTRTLSTLIKSGVPILASLEIVAKTAGNKAVEIAVENVRTNVREGENVAEPLAKSKIFPPMVVRMVSVGEQSGQLEKMLSKIADFYDEQVDAAVSGLTSMIEPLIIAFLGIVIGSIVICMFLPIFKVTSIMGG, via the coding sequence ATGGCAAATTTTAAATACGTAGCCAAGGACCAGTCAGGCAACAATGTAGCCGGCGCTCTCGAGGCGAATGACAGGAACGCGGCGGTGGAGGAGCTCCGGAAGCAGGACCTGATCATCGTGTCGGTGAGCGAGGCGCTGCCTAAATTCTCTTTCTCCTCGGCGTTCGCGTCGATGCAGAAGAAGAAGATAAAACTGGATGACCTTGTCGTATTCTCCCGCCAGCTCGCTACCATGGTCGATGCCGGCATCCCCCTGGTGGGTGCGCTCGATATACTCGGGGAACAGCTTGAGAACAAGAGCTTCCAGGAGGTCATAATAAAGATCCGGAACGATGTCGAGACAGGGTCCAACCTCTCCGATGCCATAGGCAAGCACAAGAAGGTCTTCTCGCCGCTCTTCGTGAACATGGTGAGGGCCGGCGAATCTAGCGGTATGCTCGATGAGATACTGGACCGGCTTGCTTCGTACCTGGAGAAGACGAGCGCCCTCCAGAAGAAGGTCCAGTCGGCGCTTGTCTACCCGGCCGTAGTGAGCAGTATGGCGCTCGGCATAACGCTCCTTTTGCTTCTCAAGGTGATACCCGTCTTCAAGAACATATTCACCGGTTTTGGGGCCGAACTTCCCAAACCCACTATGGTGCTTATCACGATAAGCGACTTTCTCCAGAAGTATTTCCTTCTTGCCGTTGTAGGTATCGTGGCGATAGGCATCCTCTTCGCGCGTTATATAAAGACGGAAAAAGGGAAACTGCAGTTTGACTCTTTCCTGCTCAAGATGCCCCTCTTCGGCATACTCTTCAAAAAGGTGGCTATCAGCAAGTTCACCAGGACGCTCTCCACCCTTATAAAGAGCGGTGTCCCGATCCTGGCGTCCCTTGAGATAGTGGCCAAGACGGCCGGGAACAAGGCCGTTGAGATAGCGGTCGAGAATGTCCGTACGAACGTAAGGGAAGGGGAGAACGTCGCCGAACCGCTCGCGAAGTCCAAGATATTCCCCCCGATGGTCGTCAGGATGGTATCGGTAGGCGAGCAATCCGGGCAGCTCGAGAAGATGTTGTCCAAAATAGCCGATTTTTATGACGAACAGGTAGACGCCGCCGTGAGCGGCCTGACGAGCATGATAGAACCGCTCATCATAGCGTTCCTGGGAATAGTCATCGGCTCTATAGTCATATGTATGTTCCTGCCCATATTCAAGGTTACGTCCATAATGGGCGGCTAG
- a CDS encoding prepilin-type N-terminal cleavage/methylation domain-containing protein → MKNSRGVTLVETLTSIVLLSILLCSILGAFFVSKLSTAHARHRVSAMNILRSYIDYELAYGYDGVSDGDGFANPLVVSTDGTNPDPITVTIDDRGTVDTSDDLTGTVTAEPYFPRNLEDASGELYYYREGAYNYKIIGFNIQWNEDFFGRGQGFVCRERSSVYVARHP, encoded by the coding sequence GTGAAGAATAGTAGAGGCGTTACCCTGGTAGAGACCCTTACGAGCATCGTCCTGTTGAGCATCCTCCTGTGCAGCATCCTGGGCGCATTTTTTGTATCAAAGCTCAGCACCGCCCATGCAAGGCACAGGGTCTCCGCGATGAATATCCTGAGGTCCTATATCGACTACGAGCTGGCATACGGCTACGATGGTGTGAGCGACGGCGACGGTTTCGCCAATCCGCTCGTCGTATCGACTGACGGCACCAATCCTGACCCTATCACCGTCACGATAGACGACCGCGGCACGGTCGACACTTCCGATGACCTCACCGGCACGGTGACCGCGGAGCCCTACTTCCCGCGCAATCTCGAAGACGCCTCGGGCGAGCTCTATTATTACCGGGAGGGAGCTTACAATTACAAGATCATAGGGTTCAATATCCAGTGGAACGAAGATTTTTTCGGCAGGGGGCAGGGTTTTGTCTGCAGAGAGAGGTCGAGTGTATATGTCGCGCGCCATCCGTAG
- a CDS encoding prepilin-type N-terminal cleavage/methylation domain-containing protein: MSRAIRSSRQRGFTLIEVMTASMIALYVFAGAWGIFIMTWKWWHETLPVIEAERVARLALMSIVEGTADPTAGVTTIGTSTHARRNGIMWATSYDIPSLQEGREIDFDLLQDGGTSHVRAFYLDTAQNAVYYRDNANTLYKINSTSGLTGLKFEKLSEDFGGTGTATVHDDIIKVTATVEKDVIGTRGVPYHIKVEYSDTVHLDNL, translated from the coding sequence ATGTCGCGCGCCATCCGTAGTTCCCGGCAGCGGGGCTTCACCCTCATAGAGGTCATGACGGCCTCGATGATAGCCCTTTATGTCTTCGCGGGCGCATGGGGAATATTCATCATGACCTGGAAGTGGTGGCACGAGACGCTTCCCGTTATAGAGGCAGAGCGCGTTGCGCGCCTGGCCCTGATGTCCATAGTGGAGGGCACCGCCGATCCCACAGCAGGCGTCACCACGATAGGGACTTCGACGCATGCCAGGCGGAACGGTATCATGTGGGCGACTTCGTACGATATCCCGTCGCTCCAGGAAGGCAGGGAGATAGATTTCGACCTGCTGCAGGACGGGGGCACTTCACACGTCAGGGCTTTCTACCTGGATACGGCACAGAACGCGGTTTACTATAGGGACAATGCGAATACCCTCTACAAGATAAACTCGACATCCGGTCTTACGGGCCTGAAGTTCGAAAAGCTGTCCGAGGACTTCGGCGGCACAGGGACGGCGACGGTCCACGACGATATAATTAAAGTGACCGCCACCGTAGAGAAGGATGTAATAGGCACCAGGGGGGTGCCTTATCACATAAAGGTAGAGTACAGCGATACGGTACACCTGGATAACTTATGA
- a CDS encoding prepilin-type N-terminal cleavage/methylation domain-containing protein translates to MKIHNSGFTLVEIMIVVAIIGLLAAIAIPNFIKAREVAEKNACIENLKQIQGAIQVWAITNDKTDSDTPATSDIVPDYIRKWPSCKGVTYDTVAVNTVPACPGNLNEHTL, encoded by the coding sequence ATGAAGATACATAACAGCGGCTTTACGCTCGTAGAAATAATGATAGTCGTTGCCATCATCGGTCTGTTGGCGGCGATAGCGATCCCTAATTTTATCAAGGCAAGGGAGGTCGCGGAGAAGAACGCATGCATCGAGAACCTGAAGCAGATCCAGGGCGCCATACAGGTATGGGCGATCACCAACGATAAGACCGACTCTGATACGCCCGCGACTTCCGACATCGTGCCGGATTATATAAGGAAGTGGCCCAGCTGCAAAGGGGTGACGTACGACACGGTGGCGGTGAATACAGTGCCTGCCTGTCCCGGTAATCTCAACGAACATACCCTGTGA
- a CDS encoding type IV pilus twitching motility protein PilT, whose translation MAHNINDLLRLLSDKKASDLHITAHSPVQLRIDEKLIAVDANPLSPEETKALTYSMLNKAQIDKFERELELDISFAMEEVSRFRVNVFKQRNSVACSIRLIPYKIWSFEECGLPVDVATDLCQRPKGLVLVTGATGSGKSTTLSSMIDWINQHVSCHIITVEDPIEFVHANKKAIVDQREVYTDTHSFGGALKHVLRQDPDVILIGEMRDLETIESALNIAETGHLVFATLHTSDSVQTINRVIDVFPAHQQQQIRTQLSFVLIAVMSQQLIPKMGKSGRVLASELLLVNAAVRSLIRESKIHQIYSVMQTSQKGGMKTMNQALYDLYQKKLIAYEEAFSRTSDPDDLARIFKK comes from the coding sequence ATGGCCCATAATATAAACGACCTTTTGAGATTGTTATCGGATAAGAAGGCATCCGACCTTCACATAACCGCGCACTCGCCGGTCCAGTTGAGGATAGACGAGAAGCTGATCGCCGTCGATGCCAACCCGCTCTCTCCCGAAGAGACGAAGGCGCTTACGTACAGCATGCTGAACAAGGCGCAGATCGATAAGTTCGAGCGCGAGCTCGAGCTCGATATATCTTTCGCCATGGAAGAGGTAAGCCGCTTCAGGGTGAACGTATTCAAGCAGCGTAACTCCGTCGCCTGTTCGATCCGTCTAATACCTTATAAGATATGGTCATTTGAAGAGTGCGGCCTTCCCGTCGATGTCGCGACGGACCTCTGCCAGAGGCCAAAGGGGCTTGTCCTGGTGACCGGAGCCACGGGGAGCGGAAAGTCGACGACGCTTTCGTCCATGATAGATTGGATAAACCAGCACGTCTCATGCCACATAATAACCGTCGAGGACCCGATCGAGTTCGTCCACGCCAACAAGAAGGCGATCGTAGACCAGCGCGAGGTGTACACGGACACCCATTCTTTTGGCGGGGCCCTCAAGCATGTCCTGCGCCAGGACCCGGACGTCATCCTGATAGGAGAGATGAGGGACCTCGAGACGATAGAATCGGCGCTGAATATAGCCGAGACGGGCCACCTCGTATTCGCCACCCTGCATACGTCGGATTCGGTGCAGACGATAAACAGGGTCATAGATGTCTTCCCGGCGCATCAGCAGCAGCAGATCAGGACACAGCTCTCTTTCGTCCTTATAGCCGTCATGTCGCAGCAGCTGATACCGAAGATGGGAAAGTCGGGCAGGGTCCTTGCGTCCGAACTCCTCCTGGTGAATGCCGCCGTCAGGAGCCTGATCAGGGAATCGAAGATACACCAGATATATTCGGTCATGCAGACGTCCCAGAAGGGCGGGATGAAGACGATGAACCAGGCGCTTTACGACCTGTACCAGAAGAAGCTGATCGCGTACGAAGAGGCGTTCAGCAGGACCTCTGATCCGGATGACCTGGCGAGGATATTCAAAAAATAG
- a CDS encoding GspE/PulE family protein: MNESFKDKLVDILIKGKLVKEKDLEKGLEIQKKSGGSLGKVLVDRGFISQKDLMIVMSHHLNIPPIDLTKYKITKEVLALMPEKVARQYLMIPISRLGTILTVAMSDPLNIFAMDDVKMLTSYKIDPVIATENDIREAINAYYGGGLHAQEISKMLAETEGAEDMEFFEEDELDISEVTEESQKAPIVKVVSLILNEALKRRASDIHIEPCERQLRVRYRIDGTLREAMTLPKRNQNAVIARIKIMSKLDITETRVPQDGRFMISFEGKQIDFRVSVLPIVFGGKVVLRVLDKSNLSIGLDRLGFLPGPLSTFRAALERPYGMILLTGPTGSGKSTTLYSIINQLNKPERNIITLEDPVEYELEGITQMPVKPDIGLTFANGLKSVLRQSPDVIMVGEIRDFETADIAIKASLTGQLILSSLHTNDAPSAITRLIDMGVEPFLVGSSLVLTAAQRLMRKTCTNCKEEIEIPKNVLDRVGIKPEEFGKKGMHVFFRGKGCQRCNNTGYYGRIGILEALLIDDKLRDMVVRKASSDEIKDYALKEQNMLTLWHNAVENFVNGVVTLEEVLRVTSED; the protein is encoded by the coding sequence ATGAACGAATCATTCAAAGATAAACTTGTCGACATACTCATAAAAGGGAAGCTCGTAAAAGAGAAGGACCTTGAGAAGGGGCTCGAGATACAGAAGAAGTCGGGCGGCAGCCTCGGAAAGGTGCTCGTCGACCGAGGCTTCATATCCCAGAAAGACCTCATGATAGTCATGAGCCACCACCTGAATATCCCGCCTATAGACCTGACCAAGTATAAGATAACCAAAGAGGTCCTGGCCCTGATGCCCGAAAAGGTCGCGCGGCAGTATCTTATGATACCCATATCCCGGCTGGGGACCATATTGACCGTTGCGATGTCCGATCCGCTCAATATATTCGCGATGGACGATGTGAAGATGCTCACCAGTTACAAGATCGACCCGGTCATCGCCACCGAGAACGACATACGGGAGGCGATCAATGCCTACTACGGCGGCGGCCTTCACGCGCAGGAGATCTCGAAGATGCTCGCGGAGACGGAGGGCGCCGAGGATATGGAGTTCTTCGAGGAGGACGAGCTCGACATAAGCGAGGTGACCGAGGAGAGCCAGAAGGCGCCTATCGTCAAGGTGGTCAGCCTCATCCTTAACGAAGCGCTGAAGCGCAGGGCCAGCGATATACACATAGAGCCGTGCGAAAGACAGCTCAGGGTCAGGTACCGCATAGACGGCACGCTCCGCGAAGCCATGACGCTTCCGAAAAGGAACCAGAACGCCGTCATAGCCCGTATCAAGATAATGTCGAAACTCGACATCACCGAGACGCGCGTCCCGCAGGACGGCCGTTTCATGATAAGCTTCGAGGGCAAACAGATCGACTTCAGGGTCTCGGTGCTTCCTATCGTCTTCGGCGGCAAGGTGGTCCTGAGGGTCCTTGACAAATCTAACCTGAGCATAGGCCTGGACCGGCTCGGTTTCCTGCCCGGGCCGCTCTCCACGTTCAGGGCCGCGCTGGAACGGCCTTACGGCATGATCCTCCTGACGGGGCCGACCGGGAGCGGCAAATCGACGACGCTCTATTCTATCATCAATCAGCTGAACAAGCCGGAAAGGAATATCATAACCCTGGAGGACCCTGTCGAGTACGAACTTGAAGGGATCACGCAGATGCCGGTCAAGCCCGACATAGGACTCACCTTCGCCAACGGCCTCAAATCGGTCCTCAGGCAGAGCCCCGACGTGATCATGGTAGGAGAGATACGGGATTTTGAGACGGCGGACATAGCCATAAAGGCGTCGCTCACGGGTCAGCTCATACTTAGCAGCCTCCATACCAATGATGCCCCCAGCGCCATCACCCGCCTGATCGATATGGGGGTGGAGCCGTTCCTTGTAGGGTCGAGCCTCGTCCTGACGGCGGCGCAGCGGCTGATGAGAAAGACGTGCACGAACTGCAAAGAAGAGATAGAGATACCGAAGAACGTCCTGGACAGGGTCGGCATCAAGCCGGAAGAGTTCGGTAAAAAAGGGATGCACGTATTCTTCAGGGGCAAAGGATGCCAGAGGTGCAATAATACCGGGTACTACGGCCGTATCGGCATCCTCGAGGCGCTCCTGATAGACGACAAATTACGGGACATGGTGGTGAGGAAGGCATCGAGCGACGAGATAAAAGATTATGCGCTGAAGGAACAGAATATGCTGACTCTATGGCACAATGCCGTGGAGAATTTCGTTAACGGCGTTGTTACGCTTGAAGAAGTGCTGAGGGTAACTTCGGAGGATTAG
- a CDS encoding prepilin-type N-terminal cleavage/methylation domain-containing protein, whose protein sequence is MKMKKRGFTLVEIMIVVAIIGLLAAIAIPNFIKARETAEKNACIANLKQVQGAVQVWAIDNAKSASDTVGSADLTNATTGYMKAWPKCKGTAYASPQTVNADPVCPNNLNGHTL, encoded by the coding sequence ATGAAGATGAAGAAAAGAGGCTTTACGCTCGTAGAAATAATGATAGTCGTTGCCATTATCGGTTTATTGGCGGCTATAGCCATACCGAACTTCATCAAGGCCAGGGAGACCGCAGAGAAGAATGCATGTATTGCAAACCTGAAGCAGGTTCAGGGTGCGGTACAGGTCTGGGCGATCGATAACGCGAAATCGGCGTCAGATACTGTGGGATCAGCTGATTTGACCAATGCCACGACAGGATACATGAAGGCATGGCCGAAGTGCAAGGGAACGGCTTATGCGTCCCCGCAGACAGTTAACGCTGACCCTGTTTGCCCGAACAACCTAAACGGCCACACGCTATAA
- a CDS encoding diguanylate cyclase, which yields MGRLSRRLSMVPRGLRYKLMVAFSLMSIIPLLVCTYIASIYVFPQLDNILDVSAVVLLSAVIAILGLALAKRMIDPVIEMAIEAKVIAEGEYDRRIAVQRDDEIGQLGESINVMTQRIKSNLDELKTYGQKTREINMEIHKKVLALSSLLQIGDVISSGTIDLSASLELAVQKAATIFDAGYGALYLSKSDGEEFMLKTSYNLKNEKLEGLVVRAGQGLLGKAVHDHSVVVIDAGTKRSGDIENFKALYDADSLLGIPMFSGRKNMGLLLIGSGGDNFKFKSDDIDLVKVFAKQMTIAIENDLLLRRAEELEIRDDLTELYNKNYIMTRLEEEIKRAIFYQRPCSFIIFNIDNFRAFRESKGEILAEEVIRKVAKFIKDNTDPTGKAARTGGDEFAMLLPERNKKAAVRIAEEIRRKIEAAKFLKDNGTELTVSGGVSENPIDGATAEELFKKAAESLRHAKSLGKNRVEV from the coding sequence ATGGGTAGGCTATCCAGACGGCTATCTATGGTCCCGCGGGGACTGCGCTATAAGCTAATGGTCGCATTCAGCCTGATGTCGATCATACCCCTTCTCGTATGCACATACATCGCTTCCATATACGTATTTCCTCAGCTTGATAATATATTGGACGTGAGCGCCGTAGTCCTGCTATCGGCCGTTATCGCCATACTGGGGCTGGCTCTCGCAAAACGGATGATAGACCCGGTCATAGAGATGGCGATAGAGGCAAAGGTCATAGCCGAAGGGGAGTATGACAGGAGGATAGCCGTCCAGAGAGATGACGAGATAGGGCAGCTGGGAGAATCGATCAATGTGATGACCCAGAGGATAAAATCGAACCTGGATGAACTTAAGACCTACGGGCAGAAGACACGCGAGATCAACATGGAGATACATAAAAAGGTCCTTGCCCTCTCCAGCCTTCTTCAGATAGGGGATGTCATATCGAGCGGCACGATAGACCTGTCCGCCAGCCTGGAGCTGGCCGTCCAGAAGGCCGCGACCATATTCGATGCCGGCTACGGGGCGCTCTATCTTTCGAAATCCGACGGGGAAGAGTTCATGCTCAAGACATCATACAACCTTAAGAATGAAAAACTGGAAGGCCTGGTGGTGCGGGCGGGGCAGGGGCTGCTCGGTAAGGCTGTACACGATCACTCCGTGGTGGTCATCGATGCAGGCACCAAAAGATCGGGCGATATCGAGAACTTCAAGGCGCTTTATGATGCGGATAGTCTGCTCGGTATCCCGATGTTCTCGGGCAGGAAAAATATGGGCCTGCTCCTGATAGGCAGCGGCGGCGATAATTTTAAATTCAAGAGCGATGATATAGACCTGGTAAAGGTCTTTGCCAAACAGATGACCATCGCCATAGAGAACGATCTCCTCCTGCGCCGCGCCGAAGAGCTGGAGATAAGGGATGATCTCACCGAGCTGTATAACAAGAACTACATCATGACACGCCTGGAGGAAGAGATAAAGAGGGCGATATTTTACCAGCGCCCATGTTCCTTCATCATATTCAACATAGATAATTTCAGGGCGTTCCGCGAGTCGAAAGGGGAGATCCTGGCCGAAGAGGTAATAAGGAAGGTCGCGAAGTTCATAAAGGACAACACGGATCCGACCGGCAAGGCCGCGCGTACAGGCGGGGATGAGTTCGCGATGCTCCTCCCGGAACGGAACAAGAAGGCCGCGGTGCGCATCGCCGAGGAGATACGCAGGAAGATAGAGGCGGCTAAATTCCTGAAAGATAACGGGACGGAGCTTACCGTAAGCGGCGGCGTGAGCGAGAACCCGATCGACGGCGCGACCGCCGAAGAGCTTTTTAAGAAGGCGGCAGAGAGCCTGCGCCACGCCAAATCGCTGGGCAAAAACAGGGTGGAAGTATAA